One window from the genome of Cucumis melo cultivar AY chromosome 12, USDA_Cmelo_AY_1.0, whole genome shotgun sequence encodes:
- the LOC103485022 gene encoding dirigent protein 9-like, with translation MANPTNPKFPLSLFFILTALSYSDSSTTILNQVAAPNPLDQVKTNLSFFMHNILGGSHPTARTVTGTIPNKAEPTAGLPFSKPRKTIFPIPGGVPLVAANRNSNGRGGITNNNNNNNQPFVTAGQLPSGAVLQHVMFGSLTTIDNELTEGEELGSGVMGRGQGFYFISSLDGSSHTVALTVILHRFDEDEEKKNEDTISFFGVHRRGSMESPIAVVGGTGKYENASGFAVIENLRRRENQYMTDGDDTIVHFRVYLSQ, from the coding sequence ATGGCCAATCCAACTAACCCCAAGTTTccactctctctcttcttcattCTCACTGCTTTATCATATTCCGACTCATCAACAACAATCCTCAACCAAGTGGCCGCCCCAAATCCTCTTGACCAAGTCAAAACAAATCTATCTTTTTTCATGCACAATATTCTCGGTGGGTCCCACCCAACTGCAAGAACGGTCACCGGAACCATACCCAACAAGGCGGAGCCCACCGCCGGCCTCCCCTTCTCCAAACCCAGAAAAACCATTTTCCCTATCCCTGGTGGGGTCCCACTCGTAGCCGCCAACAGAAATTCAAACGGCCGGGGAGGAATaacaaacaataataacaataataaccaACCGTTTGTCACAGCCGGTCAGCTCCCTTCTGGTGCCGTCCTCCAGCATGTCATGTTTGGGTCGCTCACGACGATCGACAACGAGTTGACGGAAGGTGAAGAGTTGGGATCGGGTGTAATGGGCAGAGGTCAAGGATTCTACTTTATTAGCTCATTGGACGGTTCTAGCCATACGGTAGCGTTGACCGTCATCTTACACCGATTCGACGAAGATGAGGAGAAGAAGAACGAAGATACAATAAGCTTCTTTGGAGTACACAGGAGAGGGTCGATGGAGTCGCCGATTGCAGTGGTTGGTGGGACCGGGAAGTATGAGAATGCCAGTGGGTTTGCGGTGATCGAGAACCTCCGGCGGAGGGAGAACCAATACATGACTGATGGAGATGATACGATTGTCCACTTTAGAGTTTATCTCTCCcaatag
- the LOC103485007 gene encoding ankyrin repeat-containing protein ITN1-like → MNPSTKSQNFSDFDPCDNRHDMVEVVVENNVIPPPPDSQDPCNTQCNTTTEEGKEKQDGRGCGDEMVKWMVKSAINTSLRHSALNGDWKTAESIIKKYSLKLSDPITRNEETILHISAATEHIDFVKKLIGKMRPDELSLKNKNGHTALCFAAEEGSERIAKLLVEKNENLPLIRGDENITPLYIAVSYRREKMASYLLSVTKLNQLNDEEKTLLLIAAIHSDFYGVGLNILKENPKLATMRNGKNNDETALHVLARKPSEIFRSRREINFWKKCISYGTCNKDDAKTLARQLVISLWEHVLRDLDEKETLAFIKHPTGLLHDAARAGNVEFLILLIGSYPDIVWEEDDDKKSIFHIAVENRLENVFNLIHEISGPRDFSTRYTTTTKGNYNMLHLAAKLPALNHLNRVSGPALQMQRELLWFKEVEKIVLPCQLEAKCNDGSIQLTPRELFTKEHAELRKHGEEWMKNTANSCMLVATLIATVVFAAAFTVPGGNDDKTGDPTLQTKSWFAVFVISDAVALLSSSTSILMFLSILTSRYGEDDFLKSLPSKLLSGLVLLFISIVCMVVAFSATFFLLYRDPSNIWLPMTIATMAIIPVSCFWGLQFKLSIDTFHNTYLFRSIFKPRRRKLSSLFTSEIVDYYRERKKKM, encoded by the exons ATGAACCCTTCCACAAAATCCCAGAACTTTTCAGATTTTGACCCATGTGACAATCGACATGATATGGTAGAGGTTGTTGTTGAAAATAACGTCATTCCTCCGCCACCCGACTCTCAGGATCCGTGTAATACTCAATGCAATACCACCACAGAGGAGGGCAAGGAAAAACAGGATGGAAGAGGTTGCGGGGATGAAATGGTTAAGTGGATGGTAAAAT CTGCAATAAATACAAGTCTCCGTCACTCAGCACTGAACGGTGATTGGAAAACGGCAGAATCAATAATCAAAAAGTACTCATTGAAACTAAGTGATCCTATAACGAGAAACGAAGAAACCATTCTTCACATTTCTGCAGCAACCGAGCACATAGATTTCGTAAAGAAGTTGATCGGGAAAATGAGGCCAGATGAGTTgagcttaaagaataaaaatggACATACAGCCCTTTGTTTCGCAGCTGAAGAAGGGAGTGAAAGAATTGCCAAGTTGTTAGTGGAAAAGAACGAAAATCTTCCACTTATTCGTGGAGATGAAAATATAACTCCACTTTACATTGCAGTATCGTATAGACGTGAAAAAATGGCTTCTTATCTCTTGTCTGTCACCAAACTCAATCAACTAAACGATGAAGAGAAGACTCTGCTTCTCATTGCTGCCATACACAGCGACTTTTACG GTGTAGGTTTGAACATTCTGAAAGAAAATCCAAAGTTAGCAACTATGAGGAACGGGAAGAATAATGATGAGACTGCTTTGCATGTCTTAGCTAGAAAGCCATCGGAAATATTCCGAAGTCGACGTGAGATTAACTTTTGGAAAAAGTGCATCAGCTATG GAACCTGCAACAAAGATGATGCAAAAACATTAGCTCGTCAGTTAGTGATTTCTCTATGGGAACATGTTCTACGAGATTTGGATGAAAAGGAGACACTGGCCTTCATCAAACATCCCACAGGATTGCTTCATGATGCTGCAAGAGCAGGAAATGTGGAGTTTTTGATTTTACTTATTGGCTCATATCCTGATATTGTATGGGAAGAAGATGATGACAAAAAAAGCATATTTCACATAGCAGTCGAAAATCGACTCGAGAATGTCTTCAATCTAATCCATGAGATTAGTGGACCAAGAGATTTCTCAACAAGATATACAACAACTACCAAAGGAAATTACAACATGTTACATTTAGCTGCAAAACTGCCTGCTTTAAACCATCTTAATAGAGTTTCAGGACCTGCCCTTCAAATGCAACGTGAATTGCTTTGGTTTAAGGAAGTAGAAAAAATTGTTTTGCCTTGCCAACTTGAAGCCAAATGTAATGATGGCTCTATTCAGTTAACCCCACGTGAGTTATTCACCAAGGAACATGCGGAGCTTCGAAAACATGGCGAGGAATGGATGAAGAACACAGCAAATTCATGTATGCTTGTAGCAACTCTAATCGCGACAGTAGTTTTTGCAGCAGCATTTACAGTTCCTGGTGGAAATGATGATAAAACAGGGGATCCGACTTTGCAAACGAAGAGTTGGTTTGCTGTTTTCGTGATATCGGATGCGGTCGCTTTGCTATCGTCATCAACTTCTATTTTGATGTTCTTGTCGATCCTAACTTCGCGCTATGGAGAAGACGATTTCTTGAAGTCATTACCCTCGAAATTGCTGTCTGGACTTGTGTTATTGTTCATCTCCATTGTGTGCATGGTTGTGGCATTCAGTGCTACTTTCTTTTTGCTCTATCGTGACCCTTCTAATATTTGGCTTCCAATGACCATTGCTACAATGGCGATTATTCCAGTTAGCTGTTTTTGGGGACTTCAATTTAAACTCTCCATCGATACGTTTCACAACACCTACTTGTTTAGATCTATTTTCAAGCCACGTAGACGTAAATTGTCCTCATTGTTTACCTCTGAAATTGTGGATTACTATCgtgagaggaaaaagaaaatgtag
- the LOC103485002 gene encoding ankyrin repeat-containing protein ITN1-like: MRKSKSFPSIPIQSGLSLTTTTTTSSHHEQVEIVVEGQPIIPPLSTAADDSQFPPTAADQLTLCNTTEPDSQTINGAVADNPDLKAKAPSFGSIIYHEFRKSLLHQAALGGNWGMVEYLLTKQELWGTFSVIDSITRDKENLLHISAGSKHSGFVEKLMEKMSSDEVTLKNKHGNTALCFAATSGVVRNAELMVKKNSDLPLIHGFENRTPLFMAISCKRREMASYLLQVTDINKFNIQEQVELLIATIHSNFYDMSLKIFEENSNLAIVEDEKNNNELALLVLARKSSAIGGRNTFNIWKKCINNHCFKGIYSKDMMKKLARKLVKQLWLAFQKNFPRDDNFIKLSTRLLHDAAKAGNVEFIVLLIESNPDIVWEEDDDGKTIFHIAVENRLENVFNLIHHISGVKDFSTKYKTLKGNYNILHLAAKLAASNHLNKVSGAALQMQRELLWFKEVEKIVLPSQLEAKCDTDDVSIKLTPRELFTKEHAHLRRKGEEWMKNTANSCMLVATLIATVVFAAAFTVPGGGDNSTGTPIHRREVWFTVFVMSDAAGLITSSSSILMFLSMLTSRYAEDDFLHSLPLRLLFGLTMLFFSIVCMVVAFTATFFLLYHEAKIGVPITIAAMAIIPIGCCALQFKLWIDTFHNTFLSRFLFKPRQRKFLSSFSVLVNIARDIAN; encoded by the exons ATGAGAAAGTCGAAGAGTTTCCCTTCAATTCCAATTCAAAGTGGTTTAAGCCtaactactactactactacatCTTCACATCATGAGCAAGTAGAGATTGTTGTTGAAGGCCAACCCATTATTCCTCCCCTGTCTACAGCGGCTGACGACTCCCAATTTCCACCCACTGCTGCTGATCAGTTAACATTGTGCAATACCACGGAGCCGGATAGCCAGACAATAAATGGTGCAGTAGCAGATAATCCTGATCTAAAAGCCAAGGCTCCAAGTTTTG GTAGTATTATATATCACGAATTCAGAAAAAGCTTACTACATCAAGCTGCATTGGGCGGAAATTGGGGAATGGTTGAATACTTGTTAACGAAACAAGAGTTATGGGGAACATTTAGTGTAATTGATTCAATAACAAGAGATAAGGAGAACCTTCTTCACATTTCTGCTGGATCAAAACATAGTGGTTTTGTAGAAAAGTTGATGGAGAAAATGAGTTCAGATGAGGTGACATTGAAAAACAAACATGGAAACACTGCCCTTTGCTTTGCTGCTACATCAGGAGTTGTCAGAAATGCTGAGTTAATGGTGAAAAAGAACTCTGATCTTCCACTTATTCATGGCTTTGAAAATAGAACTCCATTGTTCATGGCCATTTCTTGTAAACGTAGAGAGATGGCTTCTTACCTTCTTCAAGTCACTGACATCAATAAATTCAACATCCAAGAGCAAGTTGAGCTACTTATTGCCACCATACATAGCAACTTCTATG ACATGAGTTTGAAGATTTTTGAAGAAAATTCGAACTTAGCAATTGTGGAAGACGAAAAGAACAACAATGAGCTTGCATTGCTTGTGCTAGCCAGAAAATCATCAGCAATCGGTGGCAGGAATACATTCAACATTTGGAAAAAGTGCATCAATAATCATT GCTTCAAAGGAATCTACAGCAAAGATATGATGAAGAAGTTGGCTCGTAAATTAGTTAAACAATTATGGCTGGCTTTTCAGAAAAACTTCCCACGAGATGACAACTTCATTAAACTATCTACAAGACTACTACACGATGCTGCAAAAGCAGGAAACGTTGAGTTCATAGTTCTACTAATCGAATCAAATCCAGACATTGTAtgggaagaagatgatgatgggAAGACCATTTTTCACATAGCTGTCGAAAATCGACTCGAGAATGTGTTCAATCTAATACATCACATTAGTGGAGTGAAGGACTTCTCAACAAAGTATAAAACTCTCAAGGGTAACTACAACATTTTACATTTGGCTGCAAAACTAGCTGCTTCAAACCATCTCAATAAGGTCTCAGGAGCTGCACTTCAAATGCAACGTGAATTACTTTGGTTTAAGGAAGTGGAGAAGATAGTTTTGCCTTCCCAATTGGAGGCCAAATGTGATACAGATGATGTTTCTATCAAGTTAACACCACGTGAATTATTCACAAAAGAACACGCTCATCTTCGCCGAAAAGGCGAGGAGTGGATGAAGAACACTGCAAACTCATGTATGCTTGTTGCCACTCTAATCGCCACCGTAGTTTTCGCCGCAGCCTTTACAGTACCCGGTGGTGGAGACAATAGTACTGGCACTCCTATTCATAGACGGGAAGTTTGGTTCACTGTTTTTGTAATGTCGGATGCAGCTGGTTTGATCACATCCTCAAGTTCTATTTTGATGTTTTTATCGATGCTAACTTCGCGTTATGCAGAAGACGACTTTTTGCACTCGCTGCCTTTAAGATTACTGTTTGGACTCACAATGCTATTCTTCTCCATCGTATGCATGGTCGTCGCCTTTACTGCAACCTTCTTTTTGCTCTACCATGAGGCTAAGATTGGTGTTCCCATCACTATTGCTGCAATGGCAATTATTCCAATTGGTTGTTGTGCACTTCAATTCAAACTGTGGATCGACACTTTTCACAACACTTTCTTGTCTAGATTTCTTTTTAAGCCTCGTCAACGAAAATTTCTCTCATCATTTTCAGTTCTTGTAAATATTGCACGTGATATAGCAAACTAG
- the LOC103484989 gene encoding uncharacterized protein LOC103484989 isoform X1: MEQHRVEVVVEHNLISPPSYTADDAKSEPTSAAHLSNCTTPEISRTIASDYELDSDTMEKNRVETSRRLLLYKSALKGDWKRAEFVLNDYPHYVRCAITRNKETVLHVAAGAKQSVFVEELVSRMTRNDMALRDKYGNTALCFAATSRIVKIAKLMVEKNHELPLIRTFREGTPLLIAVSYKSRDMISYLLSVTDLSQLTAQERIELLIATIHSDFHDLSLWILKLYPELAVMKDTKNNNETALHVLARKPSAMDSTKQLQNWKMRINSWRSFNSKLFISPWKLIDEILASLILPSNSNKDVTKTLAHQLVEFLWRYVVYELPQKEMLEFIRHPTSLLNDAAGAGNVEFLIVLIREYPDILWGDDDDDDSKSIFHVAVENRLENVFNLINEIGKLNEFSTKYRTFKGKYSILHLAGNLAAPNHLNRVSGAALQMQREMLWFKEVEKIVLPSQLEVKSNDPDPSIPKLTPRQLFTEKHKRLRKEGEEWMKNTANSCMLVATLISTVVFAAAFTVPGGNDDNTGTPIFQNKFWFAMFVVSDAIALFSSSTSILMFLSILTSRYAEEDFLHSLPSKLLFGLASLFISIVFMAIAFSSTFFLIYHNANISIPTMVTAMAIIPITCFCLLQFTLWIDIFHNTYSSRFLFNPNNPRKLF; this comes from the exons ATGGAACAACACCGAGTAGAAGTTGTTGTTGAACACAACCTCATTTCTCCACCGTCATATACGGCTGACGATGCCAAATCGGAACCAACTTCCGCCGCCCACTTGTCCAATTGCACGACACCGGAAATTAGCCGCACAATAGCCTCCGATTATGAACTGGATTCGGACACCATGGAGAAAAATCGAG TTGAGACATCAAGACGACTTCTTTTGTACAAATCGGCATTGAAGGGTGATTGGAAAAGAGCTGAATTCGTCCTAAATGATTACCCACATTACGTTCGTTGTGCAATAACGAGAAACAAAGAGACTGTTCTTCATGTTGCCGCCGGAGCGAAGCAGAGTGTGTTCGTGGAGGAGTTGGTGAGTCGAATGACCCGAAACGACATGGCTTTGCGAGACAAATATGGAAATACTGCCCTTTGCTTTGCTGCTACATCAAGAATTGTCAAAATTGCTAAACTAATGGTGGAAAAAAATCATGAACTTCCTCTTATTCGTACTTTCAGAGAAGGAACTCCACTTCTCATTGCAGTTTCTTATAAAAGCAGAGATATGATTTCTTACCTTTTGTCTGTCACTGATCTTAGCCAGCTAACTGCCCAAGAACGGATTGAACTTCTTATTGCCACTATCCATAGCGATTTTCATG ATTTAAGCTTGTGGATTTTGAAACTATATCCGGAGTTAGCGGTGATGAAAGATACAAAGAACAATAATGAAACTGCATTACATGTATTGGCCAGAAAACCATCTGCCATGGATAGCACAAAGCAGCTACAAAATTGGAAAATGCGCATCAACTCTTGGAGATCATTTAATTCCAAACTATTCATATCACCTTGGAAACTTATTGATGAAATTTTGGCTTCTTTAATTTTGCCTTCCAATAGTAATAAAGATGTGACCAAAACATTGGCTCATCAATTAGTTGAATTCCTATGGAGGTATGTTGTATATGAGCTTCCACAAAAAGAGATGCTTGAGTTCATTAGGCATCCCACAAGTTTGCTGAATGATGCTGCAGGGGCAGGTaatgttgagtttttgattgtGCTCATTCGTGAATATCCAGATATTTTATGGGGTGATGACGACGACGACGATAGTAAGAGTATATTTCATGTAGCTGTTGAAAATCGACTTGAGAATGTGTTTAATCTCATAAATGAGATTGGTAAGCTCAATGAATTCTCAACTAAATATAGAACTTTCAAGGGAAAATATAGCATCCTGCATTTGGCTGGAAATCTAGCTGCTCCAAACCATCTTAATAGAGTATCAGGAGCTGCTCTTCAAATGCAACGTGAAATGCTTTGGTTCAAG GAAGTGGAGAAGATAGTTTTGCCTTCCCAACTTGAAGTAAAATCCAACGATCCAGATCCATCTATACCCAAGTTGACACCACGCCAATTATTCACTGAAAAACACAAACGTCTACGTAAAGAGGGCGAGGAGTGGATGAAAAACACAGCAAACTCATGCATGCTTGTCGCTACTTTGATATCCACTGTAGTTTTTGCTGCAGCCTTCACGGTTCCTGGTGGCAATGATGATAATACAGGAACTCCTATTTTCCAAAACAAGTTTTGGTTTGCAATGTTTGTAGTGTCAGATGCAATTGCCTTGTTTTCGTCTTCTACGTCTATTTTGATGTTCTTGTCGATATTAACTTCGCGCTATGCAGAAGAAGATTTCTTACACTCACTGCCCTCGAAATTGCTGTTTGGACTCGCATCGCTCTTCATCTCCATTGTGTTCATGGCTATAGCTTTTAGTTCTACCTTCTTTTTGATCTACCACAACGCTAATATCTCCATCCCAACCATGGTTACTGCAATGGCCATTATTCCCATTACTTGTTTTTGTTTACTTCAGTTTACATTGTGGATTGATATTTTTCACAACACTTACTCCTCTAGATTTCTTTTCAATCCCAATAATCCACGCAAATTGTTTTAA
- the LOC103484989 gene encoding uncharacterized protein LOC103484989 isoform X2, whose product MNWIRTPWRKIEGDWKRAEFVLNDYPHYVRCAITRNKETVLHVAAGAKQSVFVEELVSRMTRNDMALRDKYGNTALCFAATSRIVKIAKLMVEKNHELPLIRTFREGTPLLIAVSYKSRDMISYLLSVTDLSQLTAQERIELLIATIHSDFHDLSLWILKLYPELAVMKDTKNNNETALHVLARKPSAMDSTKQLQNWKMRINSWRSFNSKLFISPWKLIDEILASLILPSNSNKDVTKTLAHQLVEFLWRYVVYELPQKEMLEFIRHPTSLLNDAAGAGNVEFLIVLIREYPDILWGDDDDDDSKSIFHVAVENRLENVFNLINEIGKLNEFSTKYRTFKGKYSILHLAGNLAAPNHLNRVSGAALQMQREMLWFKEVEKIVLPSQLEVKSNDPDPSIPKLTPRQLFTEKHKRLRKEGEEWMKNTANSCMLVATLISTVVFAAAFTVPGGNDDNTGTPIFQNKFWFAMFVVSDAIALFSSSTSILMFLSILTSRYAEEDFLHSLPSKLLFGLASLFISIVFMAIAFSSTFFLIYHNANISIPTMVTAMAIIPITCFCLLQFTLWIDIFHNTYSSRFLFNPNNPRKLF is encoded by the exons ATGAACTGGATTCGGACACCATGGAGAAAAATCGAG GGTGATTGGAAAAGAGCTGAATTCGTCCTAAATGATTACCCACATTACGTTCGTTGTGCAATAACGAGAAACAAAGAGACTGTTCTTCATGTTGCCGCCGGAGCGAAGCAGAGTGTGTTCGTGGAGGAGTTGGTGAGTCGAATGACCCGAAACGACATGGCTTTGCGAGACAAATATGGAAATACTGCCCTTTGCTTTGCTGCTACATCAAGAATTGTCAAAATTGCTAAACTAATGGTGGAAAAAAATCATGAACTTCCTCTTATTCGTACTTTCAGAGAAGGAACTCCACTTCTCATTGCAGTTTCTTATAAAAGCAGAGATATGATTTCTTACCTTTTGTCTGTCACTGATCTTAGCCAGCTAACTGCCCAAGAACGGATTGAACTTCTTATTGCCACTATCCATAGCGATTTTCATG ATTTAAGCTTGTGGATTTTGAAACTATATCCGGAGTTAGCGGTGATGAAAGATACAAAGAACAATAATGAAACTGCATTACATGTATTGGCCAGAAAACCATCTGCCATGGATAGCACAAAGCAGCTACAAAATTGGAAAATGCGCATCAACTCTTGGAGATCATTTAATTCCAAACTATTCATATCACCTTGGAAACTTATTGATGAAATTTTGGCTTCTTTAATTTTGCCTTCCAATAGTAATAAAGATGTGACCAAAACATTGGCTCATCAATTAGTTGAATTCCTATGGAGGTATGTTGTATATGAGCTTCCACAAAAAGAGATGCTTGAGTTCATTAGGCATCCCACAAGTTTGCTGAATGATGCTGCAGGGGCAGGTaatgttgagtttttgattgtGCTCATTCGTGAATATCCAGATATTTTATGGGGTGATGACGACGACGACGATAGTAAGAGTATATTTCATGTAGCTGTTGAAAATCGACTTGAGAATGTGTTTAATCTCATAAATGAGATTGGTAAGCTCAATGAATTCTCAACTAAATATAGAACTTTCAAGGGAAAATATAGCATCCTGCATTTGGCTGGAAATCTAGCTGCTCCAAACCATCTTAATAGAGTATCAGGAGCTGCTCTTCAAATGCAACGTGAAATGCTTTGGTTCAAG GAAGTGGAGAAGATAGTTTTGCCTTCCCAACTTGAAGTAAAATCCAACGATCCAGATCCATCTATACCCAAGTTGACACCACGCCAATTATTCACTGAAAAACACAAACGTCTACGTAAAGAGGGCGAGGAGTGGATGAAAAACACAGCAAACTCATGCATGCTTGTCGCTACTTTGATATCCACTGTAGTTTTTGCTGCAGCCTTCACGGTTCCTGGTGGCAATGATGATAATACAGGAACTCCTATTTTCCAAAACAAGTTTTGGTTTGCAATGTTTGTAGTGTCAGATGCAATTGCCTTGTTTTCGTCTTCTACGTCTATTTTGATGTTCTTGTCGATATTAACTTCGCGCTATGCAGAAGAAGATTTCTTACACTCACTGCCCTCGAAATTGCTGTTTGGACTCGCATCGCTCTTCATCTCCATTGTGTTCATGGCTATAGCTTTTAGTTCTACCTTCTTTTTGATCTACCACAACGCTAATATCTCCATCCCAACCATGGTTACTGCAATGGCCATTATTCCCATTACTTGTTTTTGTTTACTTCAGTTTACATTGTGGATTGATATTTTTCACAACACTTACTCCTCTAGATTTCTTTTCAATCCCAATAATCCACGCAAATTGTTTTAA